Sequence from the Esox lucius isolate fEsoLuc1 chromosome 6, fEsoLuc1.pri, whole genome shotgun sequence genome:
CCCTGGTGAATTATAAGGTCAGTGGTGTACACATACAGAGGTTCTATAAATCAATGATGGGTGTAACTCCACACGTCCTTGTTGAAAGGTGATGCTTCTCGGCTTTGTCTCGAGAGGACTGGAAGTACTTTGTAATGAACCTTCCTCCTTTTTGTTCTCCCTCCCTATATGATTGTTCTTCCTaacttgtttttcttcagaGGTTTCGGAGAGAAGTAAATGCCCACCAGCCCCTGACCAGCGCTGTTCTGCAGACTGGGGAGCTTCTACTGGGTTGTCTGACCTCCACTTCTCCTGGTGAGCTTGGTTCTCTTTGTCAGCGGCCGTAGTGTTGCTACCTGCTGTGTGTCAGGTGTTGCCCTGATTATTAAGACCGGTTTCAAAATGAGACTGCCTTCACACTGGAATGACCCAGATCTCACCAGAAGTAGATAAGCCTGTCATACCAGACTTCTGGGCGCAGCAGTGTTTTATTGAAAGAAGACAGTGAGACACAAATGTAACATCTTAGGCCATTACAGTGGGCATGGCCCGTGGTAATAAGTTCTAAGTAGCGTAACGTGATTagtattgtgtgtttctgtgaaagTTACATTGATGTGTAGAATTTCTGGTTAGCTAACAGTGGCAAAGTTGTCTATTTAAATTGGTCTCATGTGTATACATAAACATGCTGGTAATTTTTGTCAGTTAACACTGGCATCATGTAGATGTATTCTGACAGTCAGAGGTAATTATATAGCCACAGTCCTCTCCTCTGACAGGAACCAGAAATGCTGTACAAGGAGAATGTAGCCTGGATGCATGACTAAAGACAGCAATCAGTCTGGTTTTGGGCTAAAGGCATTGCAGCTTATCAAGGTCATTTTTGAGCTGACATTTTATATGAATGTGATCTTTTCTGAATGTCGGAACATTGGTTATAAACGGCTCAATGCCTTTAACTTGCAATAGGTTCGAGTCCCGGCCTTTAAGAGCTGTCCTGAGGTTAGAAGTAATATGTCTTAATATTACTTTCTCACTGCCTCACTCTGTTCATCTTCATATGTCCCGCAGTTCTGAAAGAAACCCTCAGCCTCATTGAAAGGCAGTCCAGGGCATTGGAAACCCACTCGGAGCACCTGTTTTCCTCTATCCTTTCGGCCATGGACAGTCTAACCCAGCCCACTGAGCCCAGCCAAGGAgaggagaccagagaagcaTCGCCACGACATGGTTGTGGTTCAGGGAACAGCTCAGTGAAGGCTTCCCTGCAAAACAATCATAGTATGTTTGTACAGTTACATAGATAGTTCCATGATTACTCTATAGCACCTCCCAGTGTCAGGAGATCAGTGTTACCCTCAAGAAGTCTTTTTTATCTCTGTTTCAGTGTTGAAGAATGACAGTGGATCGGTGGAGCAGGTTTGATGATGATTAGTTGGAACGTCTTCATTTTGTTATGCCTTAATTAcacttttacatttacattagttGATTAGAAGACGCTTTACAGTGAGTGCACACTTTTCATCGGCATCTTTGGCATTgtaagcaccatgctctaccaaccaCCAAGCTACACAGGACCAAAATGACCCCACTGTGTTGTAAAGACAACCATTTGAAGGTTGTCTTgcttttgtttcattatttaacCATCAGCAAGCTCAGAGTTATGTTTCCTGGTGTTATAATAATTGTTCCATTAGTTCCAGTTATTAAGGATTTCTCAATCAAAAGTCATTTTGGAAACTTTGTTAAATATAGTAGAACATTGGCCTAAGGAGAACCATCTTTTGAAATGTCAGAATTCTGTTGCCTTTGTACCTGATTGCTTATTCTGGACAGATTTTGCTCAACTTTAAATGCAATTGGTATCAGTGAATGTTTCACTAAttgtaaagtatttttttgagtATCCATTATTTTTCCATTTGTCCTTCCCCCCTCTTATTTTCAACCTTCTGATAGTTCTATATCCATACATAGATATTCATGAGAgactgaaataacattttagcagaagctcttatccagagggaTTTACAGTAATGAGTCCATGAATGTTCATACTAGACCCTGTCAGTGAAAGCTTTGTCCCTGTAACCTTTGGTTTTAATTTTGATTGTATgatatatttttgattaattCATGAATGTTTTGAGAAGGCcttgacattttaaaaacatgccGTTATGCTAAATGCCTCTTGTGTCAAgaccagtttaaaaaaaatccacattGTTTCAAGAAATGGTTGTACAAAATTGAGAAACTATAAGGAACTGTTTCAATTCCTTACACAACTGTTACATGCTTTATGTCATCTTGAAGTGTCTTCAAATGTCCTGTGTATTTCGTGAACTGCAGTTATTTTCTAGAAAGTCTTATAGGAAGTTGAAGTCTTCTACCGGTCTCTTGTACATAGTGTTAAGACTTCCTCCTGGAGGAAAGGTCTGTTGTTTAGAGACAGCAGTGTAGACTGTTAAAATGGAATGTTTGCCCTGGGGAATTATTTGAAAACTTAGACTTACTTCCTGTTCCTTAATCTAATGGCAGCTAAATATGTGGCATTGATAATCACCAGCGTGGAACATATTTTGGAAGTTtcatgtcagtttgttttgtacatgtGGAAAGGTGCATTAATAAGTCCTACCTACAGccttaaatgttttatctttttaACCAGTGTCAATTGTGAATTACCACTTGGATAATGTGCACAACTTTTAAAACACCACAGAAAATGTTCTTCACATTGTTGTAAGTCACATTAAACTATACTACTTGTTCCTGCTTAGTAAACATCATGTGGTCACTTGGTTTCATGTATAAATAGTGGAATAATGTGCTTTCTAATGTTTCTCTAAAAGACTAATGAAATGTGAAGCTGTCCATGGGCCAAAGATTCACAGGATTTCCTGTACACTTAACATTGTGGGGAGTTGTCTCCTGGAAATCAGGCCATTTTTTAGCTGCTGATTAAGCGGATATTGAAGTCAGGAGTTACAGTGAAAATACGGTTATCATAAAACACCAAGCTACAATGGTTTGGATCCAAAGAAGTGTGAATATCTGGATTTAAGAAACACTGAACTAAACAGTAAACAGTGCTAGAGAAATTACGTTTTTTAAAACTTCAGTTGCctttattatgaaaaaaaaaaagaacatagtGTTTTATATTTGCAATTCTCTACTGAGATATTCCACAGATAATGGCCAATTTGCAAACAGATCCTAAGTTACTGGTACAATATAATTTGCCATAAAATGtagaacaaataaaacaaaatgtttctacaTATTCCACCAAGAATAATACTTTCAGTATCATACAGTCTGGAagtacaatatttatttttcagttgaaaTGTTACATGTTGTGCAACAAAATGACAGTTGTCTGCAGCCAGACATGTAATGCAGAGATTAAGTCAAGACTACTCTGAGGATGAACTGAAGTCTACAGATTTAGGAAATCAGAtcttacatatacagtatatacataatgtatatacatatatttttcgCAAGACAGTGAGACACTTGTGCAGTTGGCTGACACGCAAATTGGCGAATAAACACCTTTGAAAGGGACAGATCTACACATGccaatacaaacagaaaaatcaTCAACACAGAAGAAAAGGAAGCAGGGaagagagtaaaaaaaaaaagaagaaatctaTGAATTTGACCACAGACCAACCCTGTAATAGGAATGCAGTGAGACAGAGTAAGTTagagtcacacacacgcacgcacacacgtacactTATATACTATTTTATGAACATGCACGCAGAGGGTATTAACTGGGCAAACAACTTTTGTGGTTTCTGTGGGGTTCCGGGGGGTAAATCCACTCCAGGGTGGGATCTGTAAGGTCCAGTGAGGGGCTGACCATCTGACTGCTACTACTTATTATTTACCAGGgcaaattgtattgttttggtAGTGCGGCTACAGTACTTAAGAGTACAAATTCAGGCAACTTGATATTGTTAtaactctaacacacacacagacacacacacaatctctctgactctaccccctctctctctagtACGGTTAGGCTGGGTATGGTGGACAATGGGACCAGGTGGAGGGACTGACAGGCCAGAGTTGGGACCAGAGGTGTTTGTGAGTGGTGGGATTCTCTCTCAGCAGCAGCCCCCTGAGGCAGGTTTGACAGGCGTACTTTGGATCTTGACGTTGGACTTCTCATTGCCTCCGGTCGTGGCCCCAGGGCCCATTCTTTTCTTGATCTCAGCAGCCATAGTCATGAAGGCCTGCTCCACGTTAGTGGCATTCTTGGCACTGGTTTCCAAAAACGGGATGCCCAGGGAGTCTGCAAACTCCTGCAGACAAAGGAACACAGAGACTGGGTTGGCTGCTGCATTCTTCATAGGACTGTCAAGCTTTACAGCTCAAATGGGCTGGGAGGGCTTTTTTTATTGGACTGCAAACAAACTTGTTAAAAGACATTACATTGTTTGGGGTCATCACAGGCTCTAGATGATTATGTTAAAGGAAACATGCATTTCTGCTGCTCCGGCCAGTTGGCCAGTTGTTGTTGGAGCCCTCACCTTTGCTGTTGTGTAATCCACTACTTTCTTTGTTGTCAAGTCACACTTGTTCCCTACCAACAGCTTGTTGACATTTTCACTGGCATAGCGGTCAATCTCCTGTAGCCACTGTTTGACATTGTTGAAAGACTCCTAGAAGAAAGTAAACCAAGTTCAACATCTTAACAGGCATTATACTTCTGAGGCTAGTCTGTCAAAAAAACTAATTCACCTACCCACTTCGCTTTCAATTAAAAGGGATATTTCATGCTAGATATCATTTCCCCCTTACTTTTAAAGTTCAAGCACCACCAAGAAATGTTTCTGATCAAAGTTCTGATTTGTCCATTTCCAATATTACAATCGTAAAGTATAAATTCAAACTGTATAACACCAAAAGACCAAATAAAGTTTAAAGTAGGAAGTATGCAGTTTAACTTAAACATATTTATGCTATTAacagtgaaaataatattttgatatcGATGCGTGTAGTCTCTAGATGACATGAGATGACTGTTGTTTCTTGCAGGAATGTTTTAAAGCACAGTGCTGTGGGGCTTTTGATAAGTCCATGAACCACCCCAGCAAGGCTCACTAATCCTAGCAAAGAAGCTCAGAAATGGAACTCTgaccccaaaaaaaataaaaagggcgATGGTACAGCATAACGGGAAAATGAGATCTAACAAGCTGAAATTCTCCTTTTAAAAGAGAGTTTGTAGAAAAGATAGAAATCCCAAAAGCAGGGCCACGGTGAACAGAAGGGCCCTAAAGAAGCAGACTGACCTGGTCTGTGACGTCGTAGACTACAATGATTCCATGGGCTCCCCTGTAGTAGCTGGATGTGATGGTGCGAAACCTCTCCTGCCCCGCCGTGTCCCACTGTCAGGGCAAAAACAAAGCATAGATCCTCAGGCATCAGTACCAAACATGGGACAGCCAAGCACACAAGCACCCTTTATGCCCAATGGATgtgctttcattgcacattCAGCAACTGTGACAAACCAGACAATTACAACTCTCACCAACAGATAAGTGAAGGGTATTAGTAATGGAAAGTTTTATAGACAATCATGTTAGTCTTGATGTAGAAGTGCCTTGGGATATTTGGTGAACAGTATAAAAGCAGATTTCCAATTGGGTTGTATCTGAACTGTATTAAATTACCATTCAATAGTTTGAACACACCCATTCACTTTATATAAACCCATTCACTTTATATACACCCATTAACTTTATATACACAATTTAGAAAGTATAGTTGAATTCAATGAAATGGTATGAGCAACAAATGAACATACTGTCATCCACACAGACAATGTGTCATCTAATGTTCAATAGCATTAATTCAGGCCATGTATtcattttggagcaacatgtcACCACATCTGATCACTGGTCAAATACACATgggccccccaaaaaaaactctTCAACAATGTGCAGCCAATACTACTCGATTAAAGACAAATCCTGGCATTCAAAGAACTCTACATTTGAAATTTTGTGCTGGCTACAGTAAAGCATATTTTCACATATGTTCAATAATGCTACCCAGATTGCTACTAGTTTACAGTAGTCTTTTTCTTCACTGCTGCTAGCGTACAGGGTTTTGTATATTgtagctttattttattataataaaaaaaaaaaattctggctatattttgcttatatattcttcttaactctcactacgtagttgtcggggggccatgtcaaaataatgtaattgtgcaggatgacgcagtgttgttcagtgcaattgacaaataaacattgaaacatttagACATCAAACAGAGCTCTTCTCATAGGACTGTAACTTGATCATTTTTAGTACAGATTGGAGTTTCACATTTCATACTACATAATAAAAGATGCATGGCCTAAGacctcgacacactgccatctgacTCAACCTCCACTCAAATCATTCAAACAATATGTTCTTTTCAACGAAATTTTAAAAACACCAATGAAAATCCCGGAGGAATGGGACTGGTGCACTCCATAAAACATACCATACATTACTTTTCCCAAAGAGACAGGAAAATAAAGTAATGTAGCAGGAAGCACTTACGATTTGAAGTTTAATGGTCTTTCCGTCTAATTCTATAGTTCGTATTTTGAAGTCCACTCCGATTGTGCTGATGTAgctttctgtgtatgtgtcatcCTGGGGGTTGAGGAGAGGAGTTGGTGAGGGCATGGATGTCCATGAACAAGCAGTCATACCCTGCTCACTAACTGATTGATCAAGTCATTTAACATCTCAGACAGCCTTTACCTGCTGAATTGAGGCCCACATTCTGGGCACTAATAATGACatgataattattatttattgactgaaatattgagtcataatccccataaaacatTGTGGCACAACTGGAAAAGTCTCTCTTTCGGTTCTTACACCAGTCATTTCTTCCACAGATGTTTATttagatccacttcaaataaggtctgtatTCCGTGTAGGCTTTGATCACCTCACCATTGTGATAACCGTGTAAATATCCATATGACAGGTTTGATAATTTTTGGCTATATATAAGGAGGTATTTTCTGTAGTTAATTGAAGCAGATATGTTTACAAATGTTACCATATCCTGAAGAGATTAACACCTGTCAAAACACCAAGCCATGGTAAatccaaacaaaa
This genomic interval carries:
- the rab1ab gene encoding RAB1A, member RAS oncogene family b; this translates as MNPEYDYLFKLLLIGDSGVGKSCLLLRFADDTYTESYISTIGVDFKIRTIELDGKTIKLQIWDTAGQERFRTITSSYYRGAHGIIVVYDVTDQESFNNVKQWLQEIDRYASENVNKLLVGNKCDLTTKKVVDYTTAKEFADSLGIPFLETSAKNATNVEQAFMTMAAEIKKRMGPGATTGGNEKSNVKIQSTPVKPASGGCC